In Proteus vulgaris, one DNA window encodes the following:
- a CDS encoding fimbria/pilus outer membrane usher protein yields MTLSIIALSTKRLFVFPNNNLNHHGLLAIAIATILYPYQVMAEEQFNPDALNLGIENQVADINSLDYFSYAGGQLPGVYSVDIYLNNKLIDNRQVRFIFNEEKKTLTPEITKQDLLNWGVKGSVIPQSNQQIKNETITDIARVIPNATYQYDFSRARLSFSIPQIALYNYGHGYISPTQWNDGINAAFVNYTYRQNKYWYHDQHNSNSLFLGLRSGVNVGAWRLRNHSNYNKNNDNSSQWNSLQTYVERDIRSLKSRLTIGETASDNDVLESIPYRGIKLASDESMLPQSQRGFAPVVRGIAQSNAVVTVRQNNSVIYQTSVPPGEFAISDLYPTSYSGDLQVTIEEADGTTRTFSQPFSAVPMMQRAGSLKYSIDIGKYHADTAAKKPNFFQTSAIYGLPYNLSIYGGTLISADYQAYALGTGVNLGYLGAVSADITHAKTTLINDDEAQGQSYRIQYSKYLPDTKTGFSLASYRYSTKNYYDFSAANERFSHLYHKKKQFQLSVSQSLGDMGYLSLNGYQQYYWYQDRVDRNVNVSFNSNYRALSYSVSYAYNKRQESGLTDQILSINFSLPFNIAQNNNWLSYRYNSSKQGDSISSVSLSGTQLEDNNLQYDISQNYNHSRQEYSGSVNGNYSASGGEISVGYSYDKRYQSMNWGANGALLIHQGGITPSRTIYDSAILIKAEDVDNLKVSSAQSLYTNNQGYAVIPNVSRYERNKVTVDPASLTGNNDVELTSTTVIPTKGAIVLADFKARKGARVLANLHYNGTPLPFGTQVEIYQNGRVLSSGIVANDGEVFLNGVPEQSQLRAKWGNSAVEQCQTTLNVDLSLEKIQFLQLDCR; encoded by the coding sequence ATGACTTTATCCATAATAGCGTTATCAACAAAACGATTATTCGTATTTCCTAACAATAATCTCAATCACCACGGTTTACTGGCCATAGCGATCGCCACTATTTTATATCCTTATCAGGTAATGGCTGAAGAGCAATTTAACCCTGATGCACTCAATTTAGGAATAGAAAATCAAGTTGCGGATATTAATAGCCTTGATTATTTTTCTTATGCTGGAGGCCAACTTCCAGGTGTCTATTCTGTTGATATTTATCTCAATAACAAATTAATTGATAACCGCCAAGTACGTTTTATTTTTAACGAAGAAAAAAAGACACTTACACCAGAGATCACTAAACAAGACTTATTAAATTGGGGTGTCAAAGGATCTGTAATACCACAATCTAATCAACAAATTAAAAATGAAACGATCACTGATATTGCTCGCGTTATTCCAAATGCAACATATCAGTATGATTTTTCACGAGCACGCCTGTCATTTTCTATACCACAAATAGCTTTATATAATTATGGGCATGGCTATATCTCACCCACGCAATGGAATGACGGTATTAATGCTGCCTTTGTGAATTACACCTATCGACAAAATAAGTATTGGTATCATGATCAACATAATAGCAACTCTCTTTTTTTAGGGTTACGCAGTGGTGTTAATGTGGGCGCTTGGCGTTTGCGTAATCACAGTAACTATAATAAAAACAATGATAACTCTTCACAGTGGAATAGCTTGCAAACTTATGTTGAGAGAGATATTCGTAGTTTAAAAAGCCGCTTAACCATCGGTGAAACTGCCTCTGATAATGATGTATTAGAGAGTATTCCATATCGTGGTATTAAACTTGCTTCTGATGAAAGTATGTTGCCACAAAGCCAACGGGGATTTGCCCCTGTTGTAAGAGGAATTGCTCAAAGCAATGCTGTGGTTACTGTTCGTCAAAATAACAGCGTGATTTACCAAACTTCCGTTCCACCGGGTGAATTTGCTATTTCAGATTTATATCCCACCTCTTACAGTGGCGACTTACAAGTCACAATTGAAGAAGCAGACGGAACAACTCGTACCTTTTCACAACCCTTTTCAGCAGTTCCCATGATGCAACGTGCGGGTAGCTTAAAATACAGTATAGATATCGGTAAATATCATGCTGATACGGCGGCGAAAAAACCTAATTTCTTTCAAACCTCGGCCATTTATGGGCTCCCTTACAATTTATCTATTTATGGCGGTACATTAATCTCTGCTGATTACCAAGCTTATGCATTAGGTACTGGAGTTAATCTTGGTTATTTAGGTGCTGTTTCTGCCGATATTACTCATGCGAAAACAACCTTAATCAATGACGATGAAGCCCAAGGGCAATCTTATCGTATTCAATATTCTAAATATTTACCTGATACCAAAACTGGTTTTTCACTGGCGTCTTATCGCTATTCAACAAAAAATTACTATGATTTCTCAGCAGCTAATGAGCGTTTTTCTCATCTTTATCATAAGAAAAAGCAGTTTCAGTTATCTGTATCACAATCTTTAGGAGATATGGGTTATCTCTCATTAAATGGTTATCAACAATATTATTGGTATCAAGACAGAGTTGATCGTAATGTGAATGTGAGTTTTAACTCAAATTATCGTGCATTAAGTTATAGCGTCTCTTATGCCTATAACAAACGCCAAGAAAGTGGATTAACCGATCAGATTTTATCTATTAATTTTAGTCTTCCATTTAATATTGCTCAGAATAACAATTGGTTAAGTTATCGCTATAACAGTAGCAAACAAGGTGATTCTATTAGCTCTGTAAGTTTAAGTGGCACTCAGTTGGAAGATAACAACCTGCAATATGATATTTCACAAAACTACAATCATTCTCGTCAAGAATACAGTGGCTCTGTTAATGGCAACTACAGTGCTTCTGGGGGAGAGATCAGTGTGGGTTACAGTTACGACAAACGCTATCAATCAATGAATTGGGGAGCAAATGGCGCACTCTTAATTCATCAAGGCGGAATAACGCCATCTCGTACAATCTATGATTCTGCAATTTTAATTAAAGCTGAAGATGTTGATAACTTAAAAGTCAGTAGTGCACAGAGTCTTTATACCAACAATCAAGGCTACGCGGTCATTCCTAATGTTTCACGTTATGAGCGCAATAAAGTAACCGTCGATCCTGCCTCTTTAACGGGTAATAACGATGTTGAATTAACATCAACGACAGTTATACCAACCAAAGGAGCAATTGTCTTAGCTGATTTCAAAGCAAGAAAAGGGGCTCGTGTACTTGCAAACTTACACTACAACGGAACACCATTGCCATTTGGTACTCAAGTCGAGATTTATCAAAACGGGCGAGTGCTTTCAAGTGGGATTGTTGCCAATGATGGTGAGGTTTTCTTAAATGGTGTGCCTGAGCAGAGTCAGTTACGTGCTAAATGGGGTAACAGCGCCGTTGAACAATGCCAAACTACTTTAAATGTGGATCTCTCGTTAGAAAAGATCCAGTTTTTACAACTAGATTGCAGATAG
- a CDS encoding fimbrial protein, whose product MSKLNKSLYLLGISFSLLSAPAAFASGTINFTGEITDQACTVDSSSKNLTVDLGKVSSKSLATKGEVAGLKDFTIKLIDCPIDTTVAVRFGGTRDAIDSDILAIDQASGGATNVGIALFEKDAVSQINLYDDSKEVEIKGTEINLDYVARYKATAQATPGPANGSAVYSIQYK is encoded by the coding sequence ATGAGCAAATTAAATAAATCTCTCTATTTATTAGGGATAAGTTTCTCTCTACTTTCTGCACCAGCAGCTTTTGCATCGGGCACTATTAATTTTACCGGAGAAATAACAGACCAAGCCTGTACAGTAGACAGCTCTTCTAAAAATCTGACTGTAGATTTAGGAAAAGTGTCTTCAAAAAGCTTAGCCACTAAAGGCGAAGTCGCAGGCCTTAAAGATTTCACGATAAAACTGATTGATTGCCCTATTGATACCACTGTTGCCGTACGCTTCGGTGGTACTCGTGATGCAATTGATAGCGATATTTTAGCCATCGACCAAGCCTCAGGTGGTGCAACAAACGTCGGTATCGCACTATTTGAGAAAGATGCTGTATCTCAAATTAATCTATATGACGACTCTAAAGAGGTCGAAATTAAAGGTACAGAAATTAACTTAGATTATGTTGCTCGTTATAAAGCAACAGCACAAGCAACACCAGGTCCAGCTAACGGCTCCGCCGTCTATAGCATCCAATACAAATAA
- a CDS encoding fimbrial biogenesis chaperone: MKKNIFLTLFFCFSLITVCHAAGISVGGTRFVYNDNAREISIPVLNTDKDKPYLIQSWVSAFQGNDKAPFIATPPLFRIEPDSTGTARISYTGEPLNSNTEVVYWLNIKSIPPVEKSPENQLQLVINSQFKLFLRAHDIEPLNFNNVELSKQNQGLVLKNNTPYHLTIKHIFIDDKRYPYDPLIQPHQEVMLLEKTPTYHKVKVQFINDYGATVDKVLN; this comes from the coding sequence ATGAAAAAGAATATTTTTCTCACATTATTTTTTTGTTTTTCTCTCATAACGGTATGCCATGCAGCAGGGATAAGTGTGGGTGGAACACGGTTTGTTTATAACGATAATGCTCGTGAAATCAGCATTCCTGTTCTAAATACTGATAAAGATAAACCTTATCTGATCCAAAGTTGGGTTTCAGCTTTTCAAGGTAATGACAAAGCACCTTTCATAGCAACCCCTCCTCTTTTTCGTATTGAGCCAGATAGCACAGGTACAGCACGTATTTCTTATACAGGAGAACCCTTAAATTCAAATACCGAAGTTGTCTATTGGCTTAATATCAAATCTATCCCTCCCGTTGAAAAAAGCCCTGAAAATCAACTTCAGCTGGTAATTAATTCTCAATTTAAGCTTTTTTTACGTGCTCATGATATTGAGCCACTTAACTTTAATAACGTCGAACTATCAAAACAAAATCAAGGCTTAGTGCTTAAGAACAACACGCCTTATCACCTAACCATTAAACATATTTTTATTGATGACAAACGCTACCCTTACGATCCTTTAATTCAGCCACATCAAGAAGTGATGTTGCTAGAAAAAACACCCACTTATCATAAAGTTAAAGTTCAGTTTATTAATGACTACGGTGCAACTGTAGATAAAGTATTAAACTAA